Proteins found in one Etheostoma spectabile isolate EspeVRDwgs_2016 chromosome 14, UIUC_Espe_1.0, whole genome shotgun sequence genomic segment:
- the stpg1 gene encoding O(6)-methylguanine-induced apoptosis 2 isoform X1 codes for MGNMYRGLNKTDRIPSYTVSTSIPTQYQRVVITNTEKKGFSSQARRFPSQVCLNENPGPGSYGFISSAEVQSPSFSKKGTTGFVASKTARASSNPKRGIPGPNAYNLQSSFIDKNNFNVGVSRVFRLPVAVQLDGPKHKTPAPNQYDVNCGCRERFSTVVGTSIFLSKTGRHTFYLNKNGPSPCHYEVTSHTVQQSSKAILSPFKSKTQRIPPLVDNHVPGPGAYSPHQTPAPAKRAVLPRGYYSAISAPPLIVPKDPPLPGPGQYDIGDYTGLSKRPMPTAAFASRTERIPQNPQADMKPGPGFYDPHILPKQSFFYNDSRVWLPA; via the exons ATGGGCAACATGTACCGAGGACTGAATAAAA CAGATAGGATCCCGTCTTACACCGTTTCAACTTCAATACCAACACAATACCAAAGAGTGGTGAtaacaaatacagaaaagaaaGGTTTTTCATCTCAAGCTAGGAGATTCCCTTCACAAGTCTGTCTG aATGAAAATCCAGGACCAGGCAGCTATGGCTTTATTTCCAGTGCTGAAGTCCAAAGTCCTTCCTTCTCAAAGAAAGGCACCACAGGCTTTGTTGCATCCAAG ACTGCCAGGGCTTCTAGTAACCCAAAGAGAGGCATCCCAGGACCAAATGCATACAACCTTCAGAGCTCCTTCATAGACAAGAATAACTTCAACGTTGGCGTCTCCAGGGTGTTCAGGCTGCCTGTGGCTGTGCAGCTGGATGGCCCAAAGCACAAAACTCCAGCACCAAATCaatatgat GTCAATTGTGGTTGTAGAGAAAGATTCTCTACAGTTGTTGGTACATCAATTTTCCTGTCAAAAACTGGACGCCACACTTTTTACCTAAACAAAAATGGGCCATCACCAT GCCACTATGAGGTGACCAGCCACACAGTCCAGCAAAGCTCCAAGGCAATCTTGTCCCCCTTCAAATCAAAAACCCAGAGAATCCCTCCTCTGGTCGACAACCATGTACCAGGCCCAGGAGCCTACAGTCCCCATCAGACCCCTGCACCTGCGAAGAGGGCCGTCCTGCC GAGGGGATATTATTCGGCAATATCAGCGCCTCCTTTGATTGTCCCTAAGGACCCTCCCTTGCCAGGCCCTGGGCAGTATGACATAGGGGATTATACCGGCCTGTCTAAGCGTCCCATGCCGACTGCTGCGTTTGCATCTAGAACTGAAAGGATACCCCAAAACCCACAAGCGGACATGAAACCAGGTCCAG GTTTCTATGATCCTCACATTTTGCCTAAACAATCCTTCTTTTACAACGACTCCAGAGTCTGGCTTCCTGCATGA
- the stpg1 gene encoding O(6)-methylguanine-induced apoptosis 2 isoform X2 — MGNMYRGLNKNRIPSYTVSTSIPTQYQRVVITNTEKKGFSSQARRFPSQVCLNENPGPGSYGFISSAEVQSPSFSKKGTTGFVASKTARASSNPKRGIPGPNAYNLQSSFIDKNNFNVGVSRVFRLPVAVQLDGPKHKTPAPNQYDVNCGCRERFSTVVGTSIFLSKTGRHTFYLNKNGPSPCHYEVTSHTVQQSSKAILSPFKSKTQRIPPLVDNHVPGPGAYSPHQTPAPAKRAVLPRGYYSAISAPPLIVPKDPPLPGPGQYDIGDYTGLSKRPMPTAAFASRTERIPQNPQADMKPGPGFYDPHILPKQSFFYNDSRVWLPA; from the exons ATGGGCAACATGTACCGAGGACTGAATAAAA ATAGGATCCCGTCTTACACCGTTTCAACTTCAATACCAACACAATACCAAAGAGTGGTGAtaacaaatacagaaaagaaaGGTTTTTCATCTCAAGCTAGGAGATTCCCTTCACAAGTCTGTCTG aATGAAAATCCAGGACCAGGCAGCTATGGCTTTATTTCCAGTGCTGAAGTCCAAAGTCCTTCCTTCTCAAAGAAAGGCACCACAGGCTTTGTTGCATCCAAG ACTGCCAGGGCTTCTAGTAACCCAAAGAGAGGCATCCCAGGACCAAATGCATACAACCTTCAGAGCTCCTTCATAGACAAGAATAACTTCAACGTTGGCGTCTCCAGGGTGTTCAGGCTGCCTGTGGCTGTGCAGCTGGATGGCCCAAAGCACAAAACTCCAGCACCAAATCaatatgat GTCAATTGTGGTTGTAGAGAAAGATTCTCTACAGTTGTTGGTACATCAATTTTCCTGTCAAAAACTGGACGCCACACTTTTTACCTAAACAAAAATGGGCCATCACCAT GCCACTATGAGGTGACCAGCCACACAGTCCAGCAAAGCTCCAAGGCAATCTTGTCCCCCTTCAAATCAAAAACCCAGAGAATCCCTCCTCTGGTCGACAACCATGTACCAGGCCCAGGAGCCTACAGTCCCCATCAGACCCCTGCACCTGCGAAGAGGGCCGTCCTGCC GAGGGGATATTATTCGGCAATATCAGCGCCTCCTTTGATTGTCCCTAAGGACCCTCCCTTGCCAGGCCCTGGGCAGTATGACATAGGGGATTATACCGGCCTGTCTAAGCGTCCCATGCCGACTGCTGCGTTTGCATCTAGAACTGAAAGGATACCCCAAAACCCACAAGCGGACATGAAACCAGGTCCAG GTTTCTATGATCCTCACATTTTGCCTAAACAATCCTTCTTTTACAACGACTCCAGAGTCTGGCTTCCTGCATGA